A region from the Cannabis sativa cultivar Pink pepper isolate KNU-18-1 chromosome 9, ASM2916894v1, whole genome shotgun sequence genome encodes:
- the LOC115723144 gene encoding plasmodesmata-located protein 2: MGFPTRPFSLLILFILPILTIFELVPLTESAADYTSLVYKGCSKQVFSDPTGVYSQTLSALLGSLVQQSSKTKFFKTSSGSGQTSFTGLFQCRGDLSNADCYNCVSKLPSMADNLCGKTVAARVQLYGCYLLYEVYGFAQISGMEMLYKTCGSTNVAGTGFEERRDTAFNVMENGVVSGHGFYTTNYQQVYVLAQCEGDVGDSDCSECVKTAVQRSEVECGSSISGQIYLHKCFISYSYYPNGVPRRSSSSSSSSSSSSVGGANTGKTVAIILGGAAGVGFLVICMLFARNLMKKHDDF; the protein is encoded by the exons ATGGGTTTTCCCACTAGACCCTTTTCTCTTCTCATCCTCTTCATTCTTCCAATCCTAACAATTTTTGAGCTTGTTCCACTTACTGAATCTGCAGCTGATTACACTTCTCTGGTTTACAAAGGTTGTTCAAAGCAAGTTTTCTCAGATCCAACAGGGGTTTACTCCCAAACCCTTTCAGCTCTTTTGGGTTCTCTAGTTCAACAATCATCAAAGACCAAATTTTTCAAAACCTCATCTGGGAGTGGCCAAACCTCATTCACTGGTTTATTTCAATGCAGAGGAGATCTAAGCAATGCTGATTGTTACAACTGTGTTAGCAAACTACCTTCAATGGCTGACAATCTCTGTGGAAAGACAGTAGCTGCAAGAGTCCAGCTTTATGGTTGCTATTTGCTCTATGAAGTTTATGGCTTTGCTCAGATTTCAGGCATGGAAATGCTTTACAAGACATGTGGGAGTACTAATGTGGCTGGTACTGGCTTTGAGGAGAGAAGAGACACTGCTTTTAATGTCATGGAAAATGGTGTTGTTTCAGGACATGGTTTCTACACAACAAACTATCAACAAGTATATGTTTTGGCTCAGTGTGAAGGTGATGTTGGTGACTCAGATTGTAGTGAGTGTGTTAAGACTGCTGTTCAGAGATCTGAGGTTGAGTGTGGGAGTTCTATATCAGGACAAATTTATCTCCATAAGTGTTTCATTAGTTATAGTTATTATCCAAATGGGGTTCCAAGAAGATCAtcctcttcttcatcatcttcttcatcttcatcag TTGGTGGAGCAAATACAGGCAAAACTGTGGCTATAATATTAGGAGGAGCAGCTGGAGTTGGATTTCTAGTCATTTGTATGTTGTTTGCAAGAAATTTGATGAAGAAACATGATG ATTTTTga